Within the Thalassotalea ponticola genome, the region CAAAAATGACGTTAATTGCGAACTGTTAAATTTTGCCTGGACAAGCTATTTCGTTAGCGAATAACGATAATAATTGGGAGCAAACAAATGAACAAGAATGTATTGATATTTATATTACTATCCCTAGCTTTTGGAATTGCTGCGGTGTTTATTGCCCAAGATTGGTTGGATGCGAACAAAGTAGGAAATAGTGAAGAGGGTAAGAAGGCGGCAGTCGTCGTTACTTCAGCGTTGCCTGTGGGAACCATTATTGAAGCGAAGCACGTAAAAACTATGCAAGTGTCGGAAAAACTCCTGTCGGAAAAAAGCTTTACTAAAACTGAAGACGTCATTGGCTTAGTTGTTAAGAGTCAGCTTTATCCTAATGACATAGTTCGCAATGAGCGTGTTGCCGAGAAAGGGGCAGGTAGTGCATTAGCAAGCCTTATTGCCCCAAATATGCGTGCGATTAGTATTCGTGTAAATGATGTGGTTGGTGTTTCGGGCTTTATTCTGCCCGGAAATCGCGTTGATGTTTTGATGACTTCGAACCGCACTGGAACAGTACAAACAGAAGTTGTTTTGGAAAATATTAAGATTTTAGCGATTGACCAGCGAGCTTCATCAGATGAAAACAAACCAACGATAGTCAGAGCCGTTACTGTCGAAGTTGACTTAATGCAGGCAGAAGTTTTACTGAGCTCAAGAAACCAAGGGAGTTTGCAATTGGCATTGCGTAATCCAAATGATGAATCGCGCACTATTATCGCGAGTGATCCAGAGCCCGTTAAAGCTGAAGCAGAGATAGAGCAACCAGTAGAAACAGAAAAAGTTATAGCTGCAGTAGATTCTCGTAGAAAAGTCGAGGTGATAAAGGGAGTTAAACGAGAAACGGTGCAAACCACCAATTAATTAAGTTAGGACTATAACAATGAATATAAAACTAATCGTAGTGCCGTTTATTATGCTGACATTAAGTGTTTTTCTAGCAGAACAAGCGTATGCTGGCGGACCATTTAAGAAAGACGGTGATGTCGTCACTGTGCCCATTTTTAAATCAGATAGCCTGAGAGTCAAAGGTGATATTCAACGTATTTCAATTGGCAATCCAAATGTTGCCGATATTTTGATTTTGCGAAGTGATGAATTGTATATCTTGGGTAAAGCATTGGGTACCACAAATGTCATGCTTTGGGACGAAAACGACAAGCTTATAGATGTTATCAATTTACAAGTTACACATGATCTCAATAGCTTAAGAAAAAAATTCCATTACTACCTGCCAAGTGAAGAAATAGGCGTTGAAAGCTCGCAGGGGCAACTTGTGTTAAGTGGACAGTCTTCGTCTCTTGCAAAGATGGATCAAGCGGTGGAATTGGCCCGAGCATACGCTGAATCAGCAAAAAGTATTGGTGGTAAAAAAAGTGAAGTCCTCAACATGTTGAGCGTCGGTGGTGGTCACCAAGTGATGTTGGAAGTCACCGTAGCCGAAGTGCAAAGCGAAATTGCGAGAAAATTAGATTCAAAAATGTTGCTGACCTTTGACGGTTCAGATGGCTATGGCGGTGTGATCAGTGGTGGTGACTTTTGGGATGCCTTAAACGTGGGGCCTGCTCTGAGCAAAGGCTTCTTTGGTACTTACCTTGATGGTGACATGTTATTTCAATTTGCTTTTGATGTTGCCAAGCAACATGGCCTTGCGAAGATTCTTGCCGAACCAAACATTACCGCACTAAGTGGGCAAAAGGCTGAATTTTTATCAGGTGGAGAATTTCCCATTCCTGTTCCGGGGGGAAGTAATAACGGCACAACAATTCAATATCGTGATTTTGGTGTCGGGGTAAGCTTTGTACCAACCGTGTTAGATTCAGGAAAAATTAATTTAAACCTAAATGTGTTAGTGAGTGAATTAAGTACCGCAGCCGCAGTACAACTCGTTCCTGATGGCACAAGCTCACGCTTTAATATTCCCTCTATCGTCAAACGTTCAACGTCTACAACCGTTGAACTAGGCGACGGACAAACTATTGCTATTGGCGGTTTGATCAGCGACACCTTAAGAGAAACCGTCGATAAGATTCCCGGGCTTGGTGATATTCCGATTCTTGGTCAGTTGTTTAAAAGTCAACAGTTCCAAAAATCACAAACCGAGTTGGTCATTATGGTAACACCTCGTCTAGTTCGCCCGTTTAATAAGAAGAGGGTTGTACTGCCCACGGACGGTTTTGTTCCAGCTAACGATTTGGAGTTTTACTTATTAGGTAAAATGACAGACAAGAAACAGCCCGAAAGCTTAGATGTAGCGCCAAATGAAATGGAATATAGCAGTAATGATGTGTTGCCAGATAACGGTGGTACACAATCATCTTATGGTCATGAAATTCAAACAGAGGAAGGAAAATAATGAAAAATATCCTTATCTTGTTGTTAAGCGCAACCCTATTTAGTGGCTGCAGCACCGTACCTGAATATCCTATTTCCGGTACCTACGCAAAAATTAATGAAATGCAAATTCTTGACCCAATGGCGCCTGATAATAACAACGGTATCGTCAATGAGCTAGATGGAAATTATGGTAAGAAAGCAATGAATGCTTATAAAGAATCAACCTACACATCCAAAGAAGGGCGGACCAATACTAGTGCAAAAGAGGTTGGCAACTAGTTGATAATGAGAGAAATATTTGATCGAGGTGAATGATGTTAGAGAGAGGTCAGTCGATTTTTAAACAGAGGGGTAACATCTTGGTGTTGTTCACCTTAGGTATTTTCGTCATTTTAGGTATGGCCGCGTTAGCCCTTGATGGCGGGCATATCATGCTTAACAAAAACCGACTGCAAAACTATGTTGATGCGGCCGCTTTGCATGCGGCAAAAACATTAGATACTGGCGGAAGTCATGCAGAAGCTCGATCTGCAGTGGTCGAAATGTTGACGACTAATCTGGCCCATGGTGACGCATTTGAAATTGCTAACGGTGTCTCGCCGTTGCCGGCACCCGGCACCGTACTAACTAGCAATACAATAACCGCACAGGTGAGCGTCGATTTCTCTTTACGCCCAGATCCTTTTACCAGCAGTACAGATACCGCAGCTCGTTATGTCATGGTTCGCGTTATTGATGTGGAGTTGAATGGTTTCTTTGCTGGTTTATTTGGTTTAGATAAAGAAGTTTCAGCTTCAGCAGTAGCTGGTCCGAGTACCGCAATTACATTCTGCTCTAATGACTTAGTGCCGATGATGATTTGTGGAGATTCATCGCAAACAGCCGAAACTAACTTTGGCTTGGGCGCAGGTGAGCTATTGGCACTTAAAATTGACGCTGATCCTAATTCCCCCATAGGACCAGGTAATTTTCAATTAATCGAACTAGATGGGTTAAGTGGCGCTAACGATTTACGCTATGCCATGGCTGGAGCAGACGCGAGTGAGTACTCATGTTTTTCGCCTGGTGTTGGCAATGCAAGCGTACCGACCCAGCCGGGTAATGTAGTTGGTCCTGTTGCCGACGGCCTCAATACTCGGTTTGGTGATTACCACGGTACGATGAAGGGGGAAGAAACTAGCTACCCAAGAGATCAAAATAATTGTGAAGGTAACCTGATTGATTTTGATGAGGATGGCAATGTTGTTATACCTCAGAAAGATAATGACGACGGTACGACATCAGATGACTACTATACCTATCAAAATTATTTGGATGATATTAGCGCACAAGCCTGTAATACCTCTTCAACGTATATTCGGCAAGGAGACTATATCGATCCGGATAGTAACAATACCGTAAAACCTCATCGCCGTGAAATACGGGTTGTTATAGGTGACTGTGGTGACGGTTCCATCAATGGTTCAAATAATGTCGACTTTTTAGGCTTTGGTTGTTTTTTCCTTACTCAACAAGTTGCACACACTGGAAACGAAGCCTATGTGGTTGGAGAGTTCAATGAAGTCTGCTCTGGCACTGGCACGCCATCAGGTGTCGCGGAAGATAATCCAGGCCCATACACGATAGTTCTTTACCACGTACCAGGAAGTACTACATCATGATACGTCAGAGGAGCTTCGCCAAAAATATTGAAAGGCAGCAAGGTTTGGCCGCAATAGAGTTTACTTTAATTTTACCTTTGCTGCTGTTTTTCACCTTTGTGGTCGCTGAGTTTTCACGTTTGTTGTATCAGTATAATGCCTTAAATCACATTGCCCGAGATGCTTTGCGTTATGCCATAAATGATGCAAGAGATGGCTCGACGGGAAATGTATCAACAACGAATATTGCTGCCGAATCAAGAAATATTGCTATGTATGGAGGGCTTACTGCTAGCGGTATCTTATTACCTAATTTAGCGGCTACTGATTTTGTTTTTACAGATGCGGTGGGTACGGATGGGGAGTTTATTACCTTAACGGTAACCTATGATTGGCAGCCGTTGATTTTTAGCCAGTTGCCTTTGTTTGTCTCTGCTAACCGTATCGACATGACATTTCCTCTCGTTGTGCGTTATACCATGAGAGCGTTATAAGATGAATGTACGCAACAAAGTTA harbors:
- a CDS encoding type II and III secretion system protein family protein — encoded protein: MNIKLIVVPFIMLTLSVFLAEQAYAGGPFKKDGDVVTVPIFKSDSLRVKGDIQRISIGNPNVADILILRSDELYILGKALGTTNVMLWDENDKLIDVINLQVTHDLNSLRKKFHYYLPSEEIGVESSQGQLVLSGQSSSLAKMDQAVELARAYAESAKSIGGKKSEVLNMLSVGGGHQVMLEVTVAEVQSEIARKLDSKMLLTFDGSDGYGGVISGGDFWDALNVGPALSKGFFGTYLDGDMLFQFAFDVAKQHGLAKILAEPNITALSGQKAEFLSGGEFPIPVPGGSNNGTTIQYRDFGVGVSFVPTVLDSGKINLNLNVLVSELSTAAAVQLVPDGTSSRFNIPSIVKRSTSTTVELGDGQTIAIGGLISDTLRETVDKIPGLGDIPILGQLFKSQQFQKSQTELVIMVTPRLVRPFNKKRVVLPTDGFVPANDLEFYLLGKMTDKKQPESLDVAPNEMEYSSNDVLPDNGGTQSSYGHEIQTEEGK
- the cpaB gene encoding Flp pilus assembly protein CpaB, which codes for MNKNVLIFILLSLAFGIAAVFIAQDWLDANKVGNSEEGKKAAVVVTSALPVGTIIEAKHVKTMQVSEKLLSEKSFTKTEDVIGLVVKSQLYPNDIVRNERVAEKGAGSALASLIAPNMRAISIRVNDVVGVSGFILPGNRVDVLMTSNRTGTVQTEVVLENIKILAIDQRASSDENKPTIVRAVTVEVDLMQAEVLLSSRNQGSLQLALRNPNDESRTIIASDPEPVKAEAEIEQPVETEKVIAAVDSRRKVEVIKGVKRETVQTTN
- a CDS encoding TadE/TadG family type IV pilus assembly protein, giving the protein MAAIEFTLILPLLLFFTFVVAEFSRLLYQYNALNHIARDALRYAINDARDGSTGNVSTTNIAAESRNIAMYGGLTASGILLPNLAATDFVFTDAVGTDGEFITLTVTYDWQPLIFSQLPLFVSANRIDMTFPLVVRYTMRAL
- a CDS encoding TadE/TadG family type IV pilus assembly protein is translated as MMLERGQSIFKQRGNILVLFTLGIFVILGMAALALDGGHIMLNKNRLQNYVDAAALHAAKTLDTGGSHAEARSAVVEMLTTNLAHGDAFEIANGVSPLPAPGTVLTSNTITAQVSVDFSLRPDPFTSSTDTAARYVMVRVIDVELNGFFAGLFGLDKEVSASAVAGPSTAITFCSNDLVPMMICGDSSQTAETNFGLGAGELLALKIDADPNSPIGPGNFQLIELDGLSGANDLRYAMAGADASEYSCFSPGVGNASVPTQPGNVVGPVADGLNTRFGDYHGTMKGEETSYPRDQNNCEGNLIDFDEDGNVVIPQKDNDDGTTSDDYYTYQNYLDDISAQACNTSSTYIRQGDYIDPDSNNTVKPHRREIRVVIGDCGDGSINGSNNVDFLGFGCFFLTQQVAHTGNEAYVVGEFNEVCSGTGTPSGVAEDNPGPYTIVLYHVPGSTTS